The sequence GAACTTAAAATACAAGGCTTCAAAATGAGCCACAATTTAAGTGCATGGCCAAACTGAAAAATTGTGCCAAGTACCTAGACCAAGTTTTATCTTTTGCCGAGGCACTTCACATGCATATATGGCCAGACTTTAAAAAATGCAGCTGTGTGTATAATCTGTTGCTAGCTAGCTATAGTCTATATGTGCCAAGGGGGCGAGAACCTGTGCATGAACATAGATTTCTGTGATGGGGGGCCATATTCAGGATGGATCTGTCTGGAATATTTCTTTGGGCAACAAAGAATAATTGAAACTCATAAGAAATTTACTTGCTAAGAGTGGTATTCAACATCCTGCTGTGTAAATGTAATTTTGCAttcaaatatgtatatttataataaagCTGGAGATCAGAGCAGAcagttttggatcttcaaaataCATAATTTTGTGAAGCATGGAAAATTATACTATTCAAGGCCTGTTTTTGTGTCATTGACACCTGTTGGAATATTCTATCTTTTGCTGCAGAGAACCTGGGGCAGAACAAAAGTTTAAGGACATTAGTAATGCCTACGAGGTAACATTTCCCCTTTCTGGTTATCCCGTCTTTTGTTTACAGAGAGACCATTGCAGTTTTGGTGGACATGATCTACGTTAGTTTATCTAGCTCTAACTTGCCCCTGCAGGTCTTGTCAGATGATGAAAAACGATCCCTGTATGATAGGTATGGTGAGGCTGGAATTAAAGGTGCTGGAATGGGCATGGGGGTAAGTTCGATTTCGATGGAGAATGGATAATATCAAAGCTGTTATTTATAGTTCAAATGTTATTAATCCCTTGTGATATTTTTCTGTCATCTTCTGCTTTCTCACGGTTTGATCTGTTGTTGTGACATGCCAGGATTTCAGCAATCCTTTCGATTTGTTCGAGTCTCTATTTGAGGGCATGGGCGGAGGCATGGGCGGCATGGGTGGCATGGGAGGCAGAGCTTCCAGGAACAGAGCAGTTGATGGCCAGGATGAATATTACAACCTTGTCTTAACTTTCAAGGAAGCAGTTTTCGGGGTTGAAAAGGAGATTGAGATAACCAGACTTGAGAGTTGCGGGACCTGCAATGGTTCAGGTGCGAAACCAGGGACAACACCGTCTAAGTGCAGTACATGTGGAGGCCAAGGCCAGGTTGTCTCGTCAGCAAGGACTCCATTAGGAGTATTCCAGCAGGTAATGACCTGCCAAACATGTGGTGGGACTGGAGAAACATATACCTCTTGCAACACATGTTCTGGGGATGGACGTGTAAGGAGGACAAAGCGTATTAGCTTGAAAGTTCCAGCTGGTGTAGACTCTGGAAGCCGTTTGCGCGTTCGATCCGAAGGTAACTCTGGAAGAAGAGGTGGATCCCCTGGTGACCTTTTCGTCATTATTGAAGTCATCCCAGATCCTGTCCTAAAACGGGATGACACAAACATCTTATACACGTGCAAAGTGTCATACGTAGACGCAATTTTGGGCACAACAATTAAGGTCCCAACAGTAGATGGCATGGTCGATCTCAAAATCCCAGCTGGAACTCAACCCAATACAACGCTTGTAATGTCGAAAAAAGGTGTCCCCGTGCTCAACAAATCTAACATGAGGGGCGATCAATTGGTTCGCGTACAAGttgaaatcccaaagagattgaGCGGCGAAGAGAGAAAGCTTGTGGAGGAGCTTGCGGATCTAAGCAAGGGCAAAACAGCAAGCACCCGAAGATAATTGCCGGTCATCTTGCAGGGTTTTCAGTGGATCATATTCTTACCGAATCATTATATAATTTTGGAATGCGCAAGCAATGCAATCATGCTACTGTAATGGTAAGATAATGGTAAGATAATTAGTGAATGTGATAATTTTGTCCCACAATATAGTTAGAACCATCTGTTAGAAAATGATGCAGAAATAGGAAATGAAATTGGGTGATCATATgttgatttttattgttttgttttgtttaatttaattttgagcATTTATACTTTGCACCTTTTGTTGTTAATGATTCTTTGTGACAGCTTCAATTTTTGCCACTATAAATATAAGCTGCATTTTTGTGGTGCTTGGTTCTTGGTAAAATGTGGAAATGATTGTTTAATTAAACTGCCACCACTAAACACGGTTCAGGTGGTTAAGATACTCGATCAGCTGAACCATTGAAATCTGGAGAGAGAAATATAGTTGTGATTAGAATATTTGATGTAGAGTTTTGCCTCTTGAGATCGATTTATCTAGTTCGAATCAGGAGTAGTCTGGACGGTATTGGATACTAGATATAGTTCTATATACTtttattgtttaattttttgACTTGATGCTTATATGCTTGTTTGTAAGTTATGTTGTTCTTAAAGCATCTCCAATAGGGTGACATGGCTCTCTAAATTATCAAATTTAGCTAGTCATTTAGAGTGATCACTCCAACAAGATGATATGGCTCTCTAAAATAAATAGTAGTCATTTTCACTAGCTAAATTTGGTTGTCTCTTTGGCTagctatttctattttttattcttcattctctctccttctactttttttcttctttaaatttaatcacttttaatgataaaataatcaaatagaGAGTCAAATAGCTAGCATGGTTGGAGCAAAACATAAATTTGGTTAgcttaatattttatattattttaaagagtcaAATAGCTAGTTAGTGTTGGAGATGTTTCTATATACTTCCATGGCTTAACACATCAAGAGTCGCTTGAATTTGTCTCAAAAACTTGATTGACCTTCTAAACTTACAAAATGTATTTAGTTCCCTCAATTTTcttaaaataacctatttgCCACATGTATTTGTTTAATGTGACATATTGACTCCTGAACTTGTTTATAATGATTCATTTGCtccctgaatttgtttaaagcgATATAAATTTCAATCTCTAaacctataaaaaaaaattcaaaattttaaaaataaagacCTAATTCATGATCTTAaatctttaaaataaattaactttcTACTTTTTGTAGATTTAGAGATTTAATCatgacattttaagcaagtttaggggacTAATGAGACCATTTAAGTTTAAGAAGTTAATCAAGTTTTATGAATAAGTTCAAGGGGCAATGTATTAAGCTTATTTATATCGGTGCCTTccatggttactttgttttttacaaagtaccattacttggtgtgttttcaccattggatgatggagcataaaattaatccaatggtaaaaacacacaaagtaaggcttactctAAGTAGCAACCAGCTTTCTGAATCCTCACTACTTCCAGACAGTCTGACTCCAGTATAATTGAAAGATTTTTCTTTTCCCGTTTGCATCGGTGATGGTACGAATATACTCGACTTTATTAGCCGATTCTGACTGCACAACTTGTGTTGATACAAGATAATCATTTACTCATTTTTGTGTCTTCTCGTTGAGTTCTTTATTACAGGCATTAGTCCTTTCCCACATGTTGCAACATTTCACGAGCGAACAAAACATATAGAGTCGGACTTTGTCACTTTGTTCGAGAAAACAAAGCAGGCTTAGTTAATCCTTTGCCAATTCCAACATTACATCAATTTGTAGACATTTTAATCAAAGTTTTACCGGCAAAGCTTTTTAATTCCTCTCTCTCTTATATAAcgactactttttttttttccttttctatgtaattttcttcttcttgactCCTTGTGGATTCTGTTACTCTTACAAAACACTTTagtcctgtttgggaattagctgttagctgttaactgttagctgattacattagctgttagctgattacattagctgatttgactagctgatttgattagctgtttgttagatctgtttggtaaaaattagctgattgataatagcggtttgtgtaaaaagacaaataagggcattaattttggcgcaggataAGAGAGAGTCTATTTATTGGGGTCAaaaaagtccattaattttaatatcccaaaacgctaattgaaaaagctcctaaaatgagctttttcaaaattagcgttttcatcccaaaacgctcttccaaacctctctccaccaaacactccaatcagcggtttcagtggtcaaaccgctaaagttggtcaaaaacgctctttttatcccaaaacgttCTTTGCCAAACAGGCCTTTTAGGATTCAACTTCTATATGCTATACTCTATCCTTTAGATGCCGTTTAGGATTATCAATTTactctttttatttatataacgTTTTATATTATCAATGCACTTTTATTAATTGTTTCCCCCCTCAAATTTACCATTATTTATAGTaagagaaaatattattattaatacaaATAATTGTAATTAGAGCATATGCGCAACGGTAAAaggttgttgtcgtgtgaccgaaggtcatgggttcgagtcaggggcggagccagagggggcggggagggtcggccgaccctccggcTCCGCCGGAAAACCCCAGGGTGGGGGTTTTCCTCTCTAGTTCCTAGCGGAGCTGCCATGGCTGGAGCCCCTCCAGCCATggcagctgaaggagaagaTGCAGAAGGAAGGCGTCATGGAAGCACAAAGAATAGAGAAGAGAAACATGAATGGGGAAGAAAGAGTAAATTCTGACTGTGAAGATCAAGAGGCAGGCACCACCAAGACCCACTATTTACCTAGGGAAGCTTGAATAAGACGTGGTTGGTATTCTAGTGGCTCAAACACAAACTTGTATTTACTGTTTTCCTATTTCCAATACTTTTACAGGGCTGCtaaagttatttatttatttatttattttcatgtcTTGAGATATAACTGCTTACTaacttttcatttatttctataCCATAAAAAATCGTAAATTAATGCTAATTCAtaaggaattttaatttttcaattatcatgCCTTGAAATATAACTAATCAAAAAAATCCTAATATtccgattaattttttttatatttcagatgataaattgaaaattttgattaaggttgaaattcaaaatattaattaaatatttttttttcaagttaatattattattttactaCTACACTCATAGTAAATTCTATTGTTACTATGTTGGAATAAAAAGTATTTATACTTTATTTTAATATCCAATAGTAATTGGACATGTGTTAATAAAAATaagattaattaaaattaataaaaatggtAACCTGCTATAACatgtaatatttaattataaattttttaaagattattaattacaaggtaaataatatatgagtccctatattttaatctaatcactATTTAATCATTATAGGTTAATAATACACTATTCAGTCCTTAATTTTAGCTcaattcaacagtttagtcccttGTAGAGGGATTAATCtgttcaataatttaaaaatttaagtgaCAAAACTattgatcaaaataaaaaataagaagtaaacaatatattattaaaatacgagaactcaacaatatgttagatatttaacatatggattgataaaataaaaaatttacgtaaaactctattttcacaaggtttgtgaattttcctaaaataaaaaaggttacctaaatttagcaaaactatacgtaaattatatctaaaaataaaatatttacgcaaaggttttacgtaaaactctaattttcataaggtttgtggattttttctcataaaataataaggttacgtaaatttagtcaaaccttatgtaaattatgtctacaacaacaacaacaacaacaaagccttagtcccgaaatgattcggggtcggctaacatgaaccatcgtataaaaccgtgaaaatcaagtcgtgtcagcgacatagattcgctccctccactccgtcctatccactaccatattttcctcaattcccaataaactcatatcactctcgatcaccctcctccaagtttgcttaggtcttcccctacccctaaccactacatccctttgccactcttcggttctcctaaccggcgcatcaagcgctctacgtctcacatggccaaaccaccttagtcggttttctctcattttattctcaatagatgtgacccctacttttgtcctaattatttcattacgcacccggtcctttctcgtgtgaccacacatccatctcaacatacgcatctccgccaccgacatcttatggatgtggcagtgtttcactgcccaacactccgtaccatataacaatgctggtctaattgccgtccggtagaattttcccttcaatctattaggcatgcctggatcacaaaggaaacccgtagcactcttccacttcgaccaaccagctttaatcctatgagcaacatctccatctacttctccatccgtttggataatagatcctaaataccggaagcaatccgaggcatgaacaactctcccatctagggtgattgtccctgcctccctactcctacggccgctaaacttacactccaaatattctgtcttacttcgactcaacttaaagcctctagattctagagtttgcctccatagttccaacttcatctccactccttctttcgtctcatcaaccaacacaatatcatctgcaaacagcatgcaccatggtataccatcttgaagtgaacttgttagttcatccataacgatggcaaaaagaaatgggcttagtgcggaaccttgatgcactccaatcgtaataggaaacccttcagtcttcccaacactagtacgtacactcgtgcatactccctcatacatgtcctttatgatgtcaatatatttccgcgaaatgcctttccttatcaaggcccaccaaagtacttcccttggtaccttatcatatgctttctccaagtcaatgaaaaccatatgcaagtctttcttcttatttcgatagtgctccattaattgtctcattagatggatggcttccatagttgatcttcccggcataaagccaaactggttttccgagatcttcaccgtcctccttagcctttgttcaatcactcgctcccaaagtttcatagtgtgactcattaatttgattccccgatagttggcacaatcttggacatcatcgcctttgttcttatacaaagggattaaggtacttttcctccattctgatggcatcttattgtttctccaaattttgttgaagaacgtcgtcaaccattcgattcctctttctcccaaacatctccaaatctcaatagggatgccatcaggtcctactgctttcttcaacttcatcttacttaatgccattttgacttcacccttttgaattctccgcaggcattcatgatttatcatatcgtgatggatacttatatctccaacatcttgttggcgatctccattaaataagtcatcaaaataggacctccatcgttccttgatatccttatctccaactaggactttctggtccacatccttaacacatttaacttttccgagatctcgctaaatgtgtgaaggatgtggaccagaaagtcctagttggagataaggatatcaaggaacgatggaggtcctattttgatgacttatttaatggagatcgccaacaagatgttggagatataagtatccatcacgatatgataaatcatgaatgcctgcggagaattcaaaagggtgaagtcaaaatggcattaagtaagatgaagttgaagaaagcagtaggacctgatggcatccctattgagatttggagatgtttgggagaaagaggaatcgaatggttgacgacgttcttcaacaaaatttggagaaacaataagatgacatcagaatggaggaaaagtaccttaatccctttgtataagaacaaaaggttttacgtaaaactctaatttttacaatgtttgtggattttttctcctaaaataacaaggttacgtaaatttagtcaaaccttgcgtaaattatgtctaaaaataaaagatttgcgtaaacttcataggttttacgtaaaactctattttcacaatgtttgtgaatttttttctcctaaaaaaaaggttacataaatttattcAAAcgatacgtaaattatatctaaaaataaaatatttgcgtaaaattcaaaggttttacgtaaaactctaattttcacaatgtttatggatttttttcttctaaagtaaaagggtcacgtaaatttagtcaaatcttatgtaaattatgtctaaaaataagagatttacgtaaaattcataggttttacgtaaaactctattttcacaaggtttgtgaatttttttctcctaaaataaaaagttacgtaaatttagtcaaactatacgtaaattatatctaaaaataaaatatttacgtaaagttcaaatgttttacgtaaaactctaattttcacaatgtttgtggattttttctcgtAAAatgacaaggttacgtaaatttagttaaacattacataaattatgtctaaaaataaatgatttacgtaaaattcataggttttacgtaaaactctattttcacaaggtttgtgaattttttttatcctaaaataaaaaggttacgtaaatttagtcaagctatacgtaaattatatctaaaaataaattatttacgtaaagttcaaaggttttacgtaaaactctaattttcacaatgtttgtggattttttctcctaaaataacaaggttacgtaaatttagtcaaaccttgcgtaaattatgtctaaaaataaaagatttgcgtaaacttcataggttttacgtaaaactctattttcacaaggtttgtgaatttttttctcctaaaataaaaaaggttacataaatttagtcaaactatacgtaaattatatctaaaaatataatatttacgtaaagttcaaaggttttacgtaaaactctaattttcacaatgtttgtggattttttcttctaaagtaaaagggttacgtaaatttagtcaaatcttacgtaaattatatctaaaaataagagatttacgtaaaattcataggttttacgtaaaactctattttcacaaggtttgtgaatttttttctcctaaaataaaaagttacgtaaatttagtcaaactatacgtaaattatatctaaaaataaaatatttacataaagttcaaaagttttacgtaaaactctaattttcataatgtttgtcgattttttctcctaaaataacaaggttacgtaaatttagtcaaactttatgaaaattatatttaaaaataaaagatttacgtaaaattcataggttttacgtaaaactctattttcacaaggtttgtgaatttttttctcctaaaataaaaaaggttacgtaaatttagtcaaactatacgtaaattatatctaaaaataaaatatttacgtaaagttcaaaggttttacgtaaaactctaattttcacaaggtttgtggattttttctcctaaaatgataaggttacgtaaatttagtcaaaccttatgtaaattatatctaaaaataaaagatttacgtaaaattcataggttttacgtaaaactctattttcacaagctttgtgaatttttttctcttaaaataaaaaggttacgtaattagtcaaactatacgtaaattatatctaaaaataaaatatttacgaaaagttcaaaggtttcacgtaaaactctaattttcacaatatttgtggatttttctcctaaagtaaaagggttacgtaaatttagtcaaactttacgtaaattatgtctaaaaataaaagatttacgtaaaattcataggttttacgtaaaactctattttcacaaggtttatgaatttttttatcgtAAAATAaagaaggttacgtaaatttagtcaaactatacgtaaattatatctaaaaataaaatatttacgtaaagttcaaaggttttatgtaaaactctaattttcaaaaggtttgtggattttttctcctaaaatgataaggttacgtaaatttagtcaaaccttatgtaaattatatctaaaaataaaagatttacgtaaaattcataggttttacgtaaaactctattttcacaaggtttgtgaatttttttcttctaaaataaaaaggttacgtaattagtcaaactatacgtaaattatatctaaaaataaaatatttatgtaaagttcaaaggttttacgtaaaactctaattttcataatatttgtggatttttctcctaaagtaaaaaggttacgtaaatttagtcaaaccttacgtaaattatgtctaaaaataaaagatttacgtaaaattcatacgttttacgtaaaactctattttcacaaggtttatgaattttttatcgtaaaataaaaaagttacgtaaatttggtcaaactatacgtaaattatttctaaaaataaaatttttacgtaaagttcaaaggttttacgtaaaactctaattttcacaaggtttgtggattttttctcctaaaatgacaaggttacgtaaatttagtcaaaccttacgtaaattatgtctaaaaataaaagatttatgtaaagttcaaaggttttacgtaaacctcATATAAGGGAGACAGTAATGATTAAGGCCGTGAACTCACCTGCTCAGTCGATTAGCGGAACGGCCCAACATGTCTAAATTAagtcaaattttacgtaaattatgtctaaaaaaaGAAGATTTACATAAATTTAAAAGGTTTTACTTAAAACTTTTGCAAAGctaatggtttttgtataaaataaaactttacgtaaattaagtcaaaatttacgtaaattatatctaaacaTAAAGGATTTACGTAAAAatcaaaagttttacgtaaaactcgatTTTATTGCAAAggtaatgttttaaaaaaattaataattttatgtaaattaagtCAAACTTTACGTTGATTATGTCTAGAAATAgatgatttacgtaaagtttaaatgTTTTACGTGAAATCCGATTTTTCACGAAATTACTGATTTTTTGTTT comes from Euphorbia lathyris chromosome 8, ddEupLath1.1, whole genome shotgun sequence and encodes:
- the LOC136202420 gene encoding chaperone protein dnaJ A6, chloroplastic-like isoform X1; this encodes MAIIPCGNTSVAQWGIRPQFVLRSYIQNRIVSCHYGPLCSLNSKVNYLGAPSSSLFSRDSFPLLSFIGPSQTSHRRRGSRFIVRADADFYSILGVSKNSTKAEIKSAYRKLARSYHPDVNKEPGAEQKFKDISNAYEVLSDDEKRSLYDRYGEAGIKGAGMGMGDFSNPFDLFESLFEGMGGGMGGMGGMGGRASRNRAVDGQDEYYNLVLTFKEAVFGVEKEIEITRLESCGTCNGSGAKPGTTPSKCSTCGGQGQVVSSARTPLGVFQQVMTCQTCGGTGETYTSCNTCSGDGRVRRTKRISLKVPAGVDSGSRLRVRSEGNSGRRGGSPGDLFVIIEVIPDPVLKRDDTNILYTCKVSYVDAILGTTIKVPTVDGMVDLKIPAGTQPNTTLVMSKKGVPVLNKSNMRGDQLVRVQVEIPKRLSGEERKLVEELADLSKGKTASTRR
- the LOC136202420 gene encoding chaperone protein dnaJ A6, chloroplastic-like isoform X2 — its product is MAIIPCGNTSVAQWGIRPQFVLRSYIQNRIVSCHYGLNSKVNYLGAPSSSLFSRDSFPLLSFIGPSQTSHRRRGSRFIVRADADFYSILGVSKNSTKAEIKSAYRKLARSYHPDVNKEPGAEQKFKDISNAYEVLSDDEKRSLYDRYGEAGIKGAGMGMGDFSNPFDLFESLFEGMGGGMGGMGGMGGRASRNRAVDGQDEYYNLVLTFKEAVFGVEKEIEITRLESCGTCNGSGAKPGTTPSKCSTCGGQGQVVSSARTPLGVFQQVMTCQTCGGTGETYTSCNTCSGDGRVRRTKRISLKVPAGVDSGSRLRVRSEGNSGRRGGSPGDLFVIIEVIPDPVLKRDDTNILYTCKVSYVDAILGTTIKVPTVDGMVDLKIPAGTQPNTTLVMSKKGVPVLNKSNMRGDQLVRVQVEIPKRLSGEERKLVEELADLSKGKTASTRR